The DNA sequence AGCAGCTGATCAATCCCTTCGCGGAGCTCGGACTTTGACAGGCGGAACTTTCTGGCCTTGTCGGCCAGTTCCTGGGCATAGGCCTGGGACCCTACCCTGACTGATCGATACCTTCCTGTTCCCGCAACGGCATGACTACCGGACAGAAGTTCATCTCCCGCGTCTTTCGCAATGGGAATGGATTCTCCGGTCAGGACGGATTCATCAATTTCAAGCCCTTCTTCCGCAACAATGATCCCATCGACTACCACCTGATCACCGGGATACAGTACCAGCAGGTCGTCCTGGACCACCTGATCGTAAGGAATTTCAAGCTGTCTGCCTTCCCGGATAACTTTTGCTTTGGGTGAACTGATCAGAGCCAGGTTATCCAGGGTCCTTTTGGCGCGGATCTCCTGGATAATACCGATCAGACTGTTAATGATCATCAATAGTCCAAACAAGGCGTCATTGATTGCTCCCAGGAAAATAACAATAAGAAACAGACCGCCAAGTACCGCATTGAACCTGGTCAGGACGTTGGAACAGATGATGTCGGAGTATGTCCGGCTTGTCTTTCGAACATAGGAATTAACTCGTCCTTCCTTGATCCGCTGACTGACTTCAGCTTCCGTCAATCCGTCAAGCAGTCTGGGTTCTTCCATAAGGCACACCTTCCTCCGGTCTGTGGAAAATGCTTATCTTATCTCAATTATACCAGTTTACAGAATAGTCAATGGCAATCTACCGGTGATTCATCGGCTTGTCTTCCGACCGCATGCTATCTTTGACCCGTTGGGCTGGGATAGGGGAGACTGTCAGGTCAGCTCAGGCATCTTCTTGAACGATTCGAATGATTTTATTTTCTTTCATTTCCAGCAGGTAATTTCCCATCAGAGTTTGGGCTTCGCCCTGTTCCGTGCGATACTGAAGGAAATATTCGGTGCTGATATGATTGTCCTGGAAGATCGCGGAATAGACATTGACTCCGATCAGCTCAAAGAGACCTTCCATCACTTTCGGGCTGTTCTGTCGCACACGATTCAGCCGGCTGCGAAAGCATTGATTATGTTCTTCCAGAAAGTGAATGACGGATTCATCGGGCTCGATGCTGATTGCAGCTTCTGCTGTTTCCAGAAGGAACGAGTCGCAAGGACCGACCGTCTGATTGCACGGCAGGTTGTTGTCATGGCAAAGGCAGATGATTATTGCTCCGACATCATAACTGAGGATTCGAACGGGTCGAAGCAGTTCCACCTGACGCAGCCGTGCGATCAGGCGGTGGATTTCTTTGTCGTATTTGATCGGGCTGAGCTGTCTCAGAACTTGAAGCTCGACATATTGAGCACTGCCCTCGACGACTTCGATGGAACTGTCATAACGGTACTGAAATGGGAAGTCCCGCTCACGAACGGCTCTCAGTGCCAGGAATTCGGCATAAAGCTGTGGATCGAAGGTTTCACACAACTGGGCCAGCAGGATATTCTCGCGATATTTGATGCTCATGCAGTGACTGTCATAGTCATAGCCAAGCAAGGCTTCGATTTCATGGGGAAATCGGCTTTCACCCTGTTCCACCTGATAGGCATGGAACATTTCATGCACAATTTTACTGGTCAGAATGTCCGGATCCATCGGTTGCGGCAGATACCAGATTGCAACAAAATCTCCCTGAAACCGGATGGCGGTATTTCCAACAAATTCTTCTGTTTTTGGCAGGCTGATGCCGTCGAGAATAACTTCTGTATCGTTATATAGCGCAAATCGATGAAGAGAGAATTTGGACCAGACAGAATCCAGGTCCAACCCACTGAGGCGATGCTGGATTTGTTGATAAGTTTCCTTTAACGTCAAAAAAATTCCTCCTGTAGACTGGGCAGAGTCAGGCCATAAGAGCGCTCAATAAATAAGTTGGACCCTGGAATCCTGGGGGTTTATCATGATTCATTCTAACAGGAGTGACTTAGAAGCACATTAAAACGATCGGGTACCAGATCAAACGGGAGATGACGTAAATCGGAAAATATCTTATAATCACAGAGTACACCATTTAAGTGCATCCTCTGTATTGAGACGGATGAAGGTGGTCAAAATAACAATAACTGACGAAGTCAGAGAAGGAGAAAACATATGAGAATTGCAGTATCAGTCAATGATCAGGTCATTTCTGATCATTTTGGATTATGCGAGAACTACATGGTTCTGGATGTGGAGGATGGAAAGATCGTCGGTGAGGAACTTCATAAAAATCCCGGCCACGCGCCAGGCGTTACTCCACCAAGTTTTGTGGCGGGTCTTCATGTGGCGGCTGCACTTGGCGGAACGGTAGCACAGGGAGCCGTCGACGTGATGAAGAATGCCGGAGTCGATGTTGTTCTGGGTGTATCCGGCGATCCCAGACAGGCGGCGCTGGATTACGCTTCAGGCAAGCTGAAGCACGATCCGGAGTTTATTAAGAGCTGCGGCGGCTGCTAAGTCCCGTCTTACAGCCATGGTCAGGCAGTTGCTCAAAAATGGAACGATTCCTCGCTGACTTTGAGGCTGAGTCATAAGAGACAGAAACCCCCTTCGATCCGTTGATCGAAGGGGGTTTCTGTCTGTCAGCTCCCCTTCATCGAGTTGAGCTGTTCTGCAGATAGAGCAAATCACCTGAATGAACAGTGATCACTGAATCACCGGTTAATATCCTTTGAGCTGATCCTGGCCTTTCGTTTTCTTTTTCTTAACTGATTTTGTCTGGTATCCATTCGAGAGGACACTGATGTTCCCATCCACCTCAAGTACGGCAAGGTCTACGTCCTCGATTTTTCCGATGCCGTGCTCTCGAAGTACTTCCATGATTTCATCCATTGTCAGCTTTGCCTTGACACAATTCTGAAGATTGAGTTTCCCCTGATAGATCAGCATGAGTGGCTCACCCTGGATGAATCTGCTGAATTTTGGGAAACGATATAGAAACTGCTTGAAAACATAGTTCGTGATAAACAATGCGCCAGCAGCCACTAACCCGCCAGACAGGGATGAATTTGAACCAACCATGGCATTCTGAACGGAATTGCTGATCAATAGAATAAAGACCAGATCAATAACGGATAACTGAGAAAGTTCTTTTTTTCCGAACAGTCGGATGGCGACAAGGAGAAATAAATATACTGTCACTGAACTCAAGCTGATCTGAACATAGGGGTTATTGAAAAATGTCATATCCGTTCTCCGCTCCTATTGTTATTACGGACAAATTCCCCGTGCCTATCATCTGTGATTAAGGTTCGGCAGCTGATCATTGGCTGGGCATGCTATCTTATCATGAGGGTTTCATGGATTTAGTATGAATGGATTCTCCCTTTAGGTCTGATTTTACCATAAACCTGGTTGTTGTTTTTCCTGCCGGAATGGTGGATAGTTCATTTCCGGGCAGGGTATGGATGAATGCGCTAAAAAAGCTGACTAAGTTTGATGTTAGTCAGCAACAACAGAGGGACAAACCGTAGGGATGTTTGATTGAACCTTACTACATAATTGCTCCATTTTTGCAGTTGCATAGTTAAAAGGTATCGAATCAATTGCGCCATCAATCGGGGATCAAACGGATTGCTCCTCATTTCCGT is a window from the Clostridiaceae bacterium HFYG-1003 genome containing:
- a CDS encoding dinitrogenase iron-molybdenum cofactor — encoded protein: MRIAVSVNDQVISDHFGLCENYMVLDVEDGKIVGEELHKNPGHAPGVTPPSFVAGLHVAAALGGTVAQGAVDVMKNAGVDVVLGVSGDPRQAALDYASGKLKHDPEFIKSCGGC
- a CDS encoding DUF421 domain-containing protein, translating into MTFFNNPYVQISLSSVTVYLFLLVAIRLFGKKELSQLSVIDLVFILLISNSVQNAMVGSNSSLSGGLVAAGALFITNYVFKQFLYRFPKFSRFIQGEPLMLIYQGKLNLQNCVKAKLTMDEIMEVLREHGIGKIEDVDLAVLEVDGNISVLSNGYQTKSVKKKKTKGQDQLKGY